Proteins from a single region of Campylobacter sp. RM16704:
- a CDS encoding bifunctional anthranilate synthase component I family protein/class IV aminotransferase, producing the protein MSFVIFGKHIYNKLAFTLKAYDQKQSKKLFKIIEKYKNKYYFLGYIQYEFYKYLEDKNYKSKEPFLYFFAFKTRGLLKNTQEKLDFYPKFVSNLNQENYFENFDKVKDAIAKGQSYQINLTQELHLQSNLNVYESFLSLYHKQNTPYKAYMKNEFLELASFSPELFFKIKNKKIITKPMKGTIERSNNPKEDENLKNFLKCDEKTISENVMIVDLLRNDISKLIKKHSLKCELFKVKTYPTLHQLISKISGKLKQKNDYFKIFKALFPCGSITGAPKIETIKLIGNLEQRKRGIYCGALGLIHKKKAKFSVAIRTLEKKNNDDFLRYGVGSGLVWDSQKQDEFKELKLKSKILEPDFYLFETMYYKNHSILFFKEHLQRILNSANFFGFDAQRLKHDFKNILDSKDKKFHFKSLQNFNNFVFNRHYFFTKSNFTQKGSKAIKLKLFKNGLYEINFSNIHENSSKKLLISKDITKVNLLTHHKTSLRSLYEANSHLWKENICYDIVFFDEKGILCEGSRTNIIINLNDEYFTPYAKNCLNGIYRQALLKHKLIKEKDITKDELLNAKEIYAINSLRGLKKVFL; encoded by the coding sequence GTGTCTTTTGTTATTTTTGGAAAGCATATTTATAACAAACTTGCATTTACTCTTAAAGCCTATGACCAAAAACAAAGTAAAAAACTTTTTAAAATTATAGAAAAATATAAAAACAAATACTATTTTCTAGGATACATTCAATACGAATTTTACAAATACTTAGAAGATAAAAATTATAAAAGCAAAGAACCTTTTTTGTATTTTTTTGCTTTTAAAACAAGAGGTTTATTGAAAAATACTCAAGAAAAATTAGATTTTTATCCAAAATTTGTATCAAATTTAAACCAAGAAAACTATTTTGAAAATTTTGATAAAGTTAAAGATGCTATAGCTAAAGGCCAAAGTTACCAAATCAATCTTACTCAAGAATTACATTTACAATCAAATCTTAATGTGTATGAGAGTTTTTTAAGTCTTTATCATAAACAAAATACTCCCTATAAAGCTTATATGAAAAATGAATTTTTAGAACTAGCTTCATTTTCACCTGAGCTTTTTTTTAAAATCAAAAATAAAAAAATCATCACAAAACCCATGAAAGGCACAATCGAACGCTCAAATAATCCAAAAGAAGATGAAAATCTAAAAAACTTTTTAAAATGCGATGAAAAAACCATTAGCGAAAATGTAATGATAGTTGATCTATTACGCAATGATATTTCAAAACTCATCAAAAAGCATTCCTTAAAATGCGAACTTTTTAAGGTTAAAACCTACCCTACCTTACACCAACTCATTTCAAAAATAAGCGGAAAATTAAAGCAAAAAAATGATTATTTTAAAATTTTCAAAGCCCTTTTTCCATGTGGATCCATCACAGGTGCACCCAAAATAGAAACCATTAAACTCATAGGAAATTTAGAGCAAAGAAAACGCGGGATTTATTGTGGGGCGTTAGGTTTAATCCATAAAAAAAAGGCAAAATTTAGCGTAGCCATACGCACTTTAGAGAAAAAAAATAACGATGATTTTTTAAGGTATGGCGTGGGAAGCGGGCTTGTATGGGATTCACAAAAACAAGATGAATTTAAAGAATTAAAGCTAAAAAGTAAAATTTTAGAACCTGATTTTTATTTGTTTGAAACAATGTATTATAAAAATCATTCTATTTTATTTTTCAAAGAACATTTACAAAGAATTTTAAACTCAGCTAATTTTTTTGGCTTTGATGCTCAAAGATTAAAACATGATTTTAAAAATATACTAGATAGTAAAGATAAAAAATTCCATTTTAAATCTTTACAAAATTTTAATAATTTTGTTTTCAATCGTCATTATTTTTTTACAAAAAGTAATTTTACTCAAAAAGGCTCAAAGGCTATTAAATTAAAACTTTTTAAAAATGGTCTTTATGAAATTAATTTTAGTAATATACATGAAAATTCAAGCAAAAAGCTACTCATAAGTAAAGACATTACAAAAGTAAATCTTTTAACACATCACAAAACTTCCCTACGTAGTTTATATGAAGCAAATTCACATCTATGGAAAGAAAACATTTGCTATGATATAGTTTTTTTTGATGAAAAAGGCATACTTTGTGAGGGTTCAAGAACTAACATTATTATAAATTTAAATGATGAGTATTTTACTCCTTATGCTAAAAACTGTCTAAATGGTATTTATAGACAAGCACTCTTAAAACACAAGCTCATTAAAGAAAAAGATATCACTAAAGATGAGCTTTTAAATGCTAAAGAAATTTATGCTATTAATTCTTTAAGAGGTCTAAAAAAGGTGTTTTTGTGA
- a CDS encoding anthranilate synthase component II — translation MKVLIIDNYDSFTYTIAFYLKELNIAYKIIKNDKFKNPKKLRKYDFTHLLISPGPNSPKESKLSLKAIKYFKKNKKILGICLGHQCIAHAFGGKISKLTNPTHGKVNTIKFKPNPLFKQLEQNFKVCLYHSLYVSYIGKKCEVLAQSEDSIIMALKHKKYNIYGVQFHPEAILSQNGKKLLKNFLTL, via the coding sequence GTGAAAGTTTTAATCATAGATAATTACGATTCTTTTACCTACACCATAGCCTTTTATTTAAAAGAATTAAATATTGCTTATAAAATCATCAAAAACGATAAATTTAAAAACCCAAAAAAGCTTAGAAAATATGATTTTACTCATCTTTTAATCTCTCCTGGTCCAAATTCTCCAAAAGAATCAAAGTTAAGTTTAAAAGCTATAAAATACTTTAAAAAGAATAAAAAAATTCTTGGAATTTGCTTGGGTCATCAATGTATAGCACATGCTTTTGGTGGTAAAATTTCTAAGCTTACAAACCCAACTCATGGCAAGGTAAATACTATAAAATTTAAACCAAATCCACTTTTTAAACAACTTGAACAAAATTTTAAAGTTTGTTTATATCATTCTCTTTATGTTAGCTATATAGGTAAAAAATGTGAAGTTTTAGCCCAAAGTGAAGATAGTATCATTATGGCTTTAAAACATAAAAAATACAATATTTATGGAGTTCAGTTTCACCCCGAAGCCATACTAAGTCAAAATGGTAAAAAGCTACTTAAAAATTTTCTTACTTTATAA
- a CDS encoding efflux system, outer membrane component: MKILYLLFLPLFLLANNLKEFIDLSLNNENYLQKQLQFSKSILEQESVQNAYLPSLHLGVSYLGSNKDRFIIEPQESLMSTLSLKFLLFDGGNREAKIASMQSLKQLAHLEKENMANYMALSASVLYFNYLSLESIIASDKQKEITLQNQLKRLENFYQAGLTSQSELESIRAKFELSSYELAQNELKLYELKNEIYNLSKTHFIPSFQNILQEPSVEKNKSYEVALMQEKLNLENLKIDFVRAELFPKIFLQNSFSFYDMNYNPKLPHELKTASESFLKEHGQSNRFFVTFEWKIFDFGANQKALEAQKYTSKITQLELEKTKRKVDIELDNLLQEIEISKVKIKALNASFKAANLAFEAIEKKYIAGLCSYVEYLNALEAKYQSQSQLELAKNEYEITKARYYFTAGIDIKTKVLE, from the coding sequence ATGAAAATTTTATATTTACTTTTCTTACCCTTGTTTTTACTAGCTAATAATCTTAAAGAATTTATAGATTTAAGCTTAAACAATGAAAATTACTTACAAAAACAACTCCAATTTTCAAAAAGTATTTTAGAGCAAGAAAGCGTGCAAAATGCTTACTTACCAAGTTTGCATTTGGGTGTTTCCTATCTTGGTTCAAATAAAGATCGCTTCATCATAGAACCCCAAGAAAGTCTAATGAGTACTCTTTCGCTTAAATTTTTGCTTTTTGATGGAGGCAATAGAGAAGCAAAAATTGCTAGTATGCAAAGTCTAAAACAACTTGCTCATCTTGAAAAAGAAAACATGGCAAATTATATGGCACTTAGTGCTAGTGTTTTGTATTTTAATTATCTTAGTTTAGAAAGTATTATAGCAAGTGACAAACAAAAAGAAATTACTCTACAAAATCAACTCAAACGCTTAGAAAATTTTTACCAAGCTGGACTTACTAGCCAAAGTGAGCTTGAAAGTATAAGAGCAAAATTTGAGTTAAGCTCTTATGAATTAGCTCAAAATGAATTAAAACTATATGAATTAAAAAATGAAATTTACAATCTTAGTAAAACACATTTTATACCTTCTTTTCAAAATATTTTGCAAGAACCAAGTGTAGAAAAAAATAAAAGTTACGAAGTAGCCCTTATGCAAGAAAAATTAAATTTAGAAAATTTAAAAATAGACTTTGTTAGAGCTGAGTTGTTTCCAAAAATATTTTTACAAAATAGTTTTAGTTTTTATGATATGAATTATAATCCTAAATTACCTCATGAGTTAAAAACAGCAAGTGAAAGCTTTTTAAAAGAGCATGGGCAAAGCAATCGTTTTTTTGTCACTTTTGAATGGAAAATTTTTGATTTTGGTGCTAATCAAAAAGCTCTAGAAGCTCAAAAATATACAAGCAAAATCACTCAATTAGAGCTTGAAAAAACCAAAAGAAAAGTAGATATAGAACTAGATAATCTTTTACAAGAAATTGAAATTTCTAAAGTTAAAATAAAAGCATTAAATGCAAGTTTCAAAGCAGCCAATTTAGCTTTTGAAGCCATAGAAAAAAAATACATTGCAGGACTTTGTTCGTATGTAGAGTACTTAAACGCACTAGAAGCAAAATACCAAAGTCAAAGTCAACTTGAATTAGCTAAAAATGAATATGAAATCACAAAGGCAAGATATTATTTTACAGCTGGAATTGATATAAAAACAAAGGTTTTAGAATGA
- a CDS encoding efflux RND transporter periplasmic adaptor subunit: MKLVFLILFSLLTLKAEEIYASFDVLAQNQSKLSLQNAGIVKSIYVNINDKIKKDQILLKLDDTSEQIALKLAQNEYKLATLTLEHAKSSLEKFKKVQEVIDKQSYENVLFEFQKAQILQQKAFLNIQHYKDLIDKKTLKAPYDGIISNKYIDIGDGARGISHVLFDFFSYPKVKLLLSFDEKFKDKVKIDDIFIYKIDSNEKEYQGKITLIYPSIDIKTRKVYAEVEALNFTPGSFGEGKIITKD, translated from the coding sequence ATGAAATTAGTGTTTTTAATTTTATTTTCTCTACTCACTTTAAAAGCTGAAGAAATTTATGCTAGTTTTGATGTGCTTGCACAAAATCAATCTAAATTGTCCCTGCAAAATGCTGGTATAGTTAAATCTATCTATGTAAATATCAATGATAAAATAAAAAAAGATCAAATTTTACTTAAACTTGATGATACAAGTGAGCAAATAGCTTTAAAATTAGCACAAAATGAATACAAACTCGCCACTCTTACCCTAGAGCATGCTAAAAGCTCTTTAGAAAAATTTAAAAAGGTGCAAGAAGTAATAGATAAACAAAGCTATGAAAATGTTTTATTTGAATTTCAAAAAGCACAAATTTTACAACAAAAAGCCTTCTTAAATATACAACATTACAAAGACTTAATCGATAAAAAAACTCTAAAAGCACCTTATGATGGGATTATTTCTAACAAATATATCGACATAGGCGATGGAGCTAGGGGAATTTCTCATGTTTTGTTTGATTTTTTTTCTTACCCAAAAGTAAAATTGCTTTTAAGTTTTGATGAAAAATTCAAAGATAAAGTAAAAATTGATGATATTTTTATTTATAAAATAGATTCAAATGAAAAAGAATATCAAGGTAAAATTACACTTATTTATCCAAGTATAGACATAAAAACACGAAAAGTTTATGCAGAGGTGGAGGCTTTAAACTTTACTCCAGGTTCTTTTGGAGAAGGAAAAATCATCACTAAGGATTAA
- a CDS encoding efflux RND transporter permease subunit, whose protein sequence is MYRFAINNPIAVLMFFIALVIFGTFSIFSMPINLYPKVDIPLIKITTTANGDLKFIESKITKEIENAISDVQGIKNINSTSYNNFSISVIEFELGKNLEVAANDIRDKLNTINLPAKPTLEKISPDAGSVVSLFLSSSDNFKLMRKIDNDIKPFLQRIAGIGTINDIAFLKPQVQIKLLPNALQKYHINALDVAKIIQSHNFKQYLGEFENSKDNLTIKGYFEAQNLEELKNIRIFSGIFLKDIANISYGLEDQKQLAMLDTKDGVLLELNKISGYNSLKVIENIKNSLKTLQTIAGDDIEIKIVYDKSQNILKHINQVIFDMIFGVVLTLLIVYVFLRNISATILAFIVLPTSIISSFFLINLLGYDINRLTIIALTLSIGIFIDDAIVIIESIAKKAKTLPPLQASFEGIKEIGFSVLSISAVLLCVFIPIAYMNSVPGLFFNVLATSVASGVIISYLVSVFLIPTLSARFLNTNESEFYKKSEFLFIKLDLFYENLLYKVLANKIKFIISTIIIIILCFSLAPKIGLDFLPIEEDSEIQILLESKNDLSLEAMKTKSLKVYENIKQEPSVAYTYLLIGYNDAKEIKKAKIYVKLKPLNERKFRQPKLISLFQEKLNSYKDLKIKVLELPKIEGAGIEDPVQIQILGDDLKLIKEAIDRMKEVFLKHEGFVAIDDNEGDLKEEIAITINKEKAAKLGINPQELAYVLAYSFGNLSVGSMDYKNFKDEIILSFDKSFKQNPTSLELIELKNQYNENIKLSSIANFSYKKDLSLINRHNKTTSIKLTSSIENISLGDVRNIFESNLAYILGNNNLSFAYSGFLDFLDDTISGFLFSISLGMILIYLILASLYSSLILPLIIMISMPLAFGGACFGIFITGNHFSLFVLVAIILLFGMVGKNAILLVDVANKKCDEGMEIEKALIYAGKSRLRAILMTTFAMIFSMLPLALSKGSGFEGNSPMAVAIIFGLISSTLLTLLVVPALFKFVYNLDIKIKKIYQRDKI, encoded by the coding sequence TTGTATCGTTTTGCTATAAATAATCCTATTGCTGTTTTAATGTTTTTTATTGCCTTAGTGATTTTTGGTACTTTTTCTATTTTTAGTATGCCCATTAATCTTTATCCAAAAGTAGATATTCCTTTGATTAAAATTACCACCACCGCCAATGGAGATTTAAAATTCATAGAATCTAAAATAACCAAAGAAATAGAAAATGCAATTTCAGATGTACAAGGGATAAAAAATATCAATTCTACAAGTTACAATAATTTTTCTATTTCAGTTATTGAATTTGAACTAGGTAAAAATTTAGAAGTAGCCGCAAATGATATTAGAGATAAACTTAACACTATCAATCTTCCAGCAAAACCGACCTTAGAAAAAATATCCCCTGATGCAGGATCTGTTGTATCGTTATTTTTAAGTTCTAGTGATAATTTTAAACTTATGCGAAAAATTGACAATGATATAAAGCCCTTTTTACAAAGAATTGCAGGTATTGGAACGATCAATGATATAGCCTTTTTAAAACCACAAGTTCAAATCAAACTCTTGCCCAATGCATTACAAAAATACCACATCAATGCACTTGATGTAGCCAAAATCATTCAAAGCCATAATTTTAAGCAATACTTAGGTGAGTTTGAAAATTCTAAAGATAATTTAACCATAAAAGGATATTTTGAAGCACAAAACTTAGAAGAGTTAAAAAATATACGCATTTTTAGTGGAATATTTTTAAAAGATATAGCAAATATTAGCTATGGCTTAGAAGATCAAAAACAACTTGCAATGCTTGATACAAAAGATGGTGTATTACTTGAGCTTAATAAAATTTCTGGTTATAACTCTTTAAAAGTTATAGAAAATATCAAAAATTCTTTAAAAACGCTACAAACAATAGCAGGTGATGATATAGAAATCAAAATAGTTTATGATAAAAGTCAAAATATTTTAAAACATATAAATCAAGTCATTTTTGATATGATTTTTGGTGTAGTTTTAACACTTTTAATAGTGTATGTATTTTTAAGAAATATTAGTGCGACTATTTTAGCTTTTATTGTTTTACCAACTTCAATTATTTCTAGTTTTTTTCTTATTAATCTTTTAGGTTATGATATTAATCGCTTAACCATCATAGCTTTAACTTTAAGTATAGGAATTTTTATAGATGATGCTATAGTTATCATTGAAAGTATAGCCAAAAAAGCAAAAACACTCCCTCCTTTACAAGCTTCTTTTGAAGGTATTAAAGAAATTGGCTTTAGTGTTTTAAGCATCAGTGCTGTTTTATTGTGTGTGTTTATACCTATTGCTTATATGAATTCAGTTCCTGGTTTATTTTTTAATGTATTAGCCACTAGCGTTGCTTCTGGTGTGATTATCAGTTATCTTGTAAGTGTGTTTTTAATCCCTACTTTAAGTGCTAGATTTTTAAACACTAATGAAAGTGAATTTTATAAAAAAAGTGAATTTTTATTTATAAAACTTGATCTTTTTTATGAAAATTTACTTTATAAAGTTTTGGCCAATAAAATTAAATTCATCATATCAACTATTATTATAATTATTTTATGCTTTTCCCTAGCTCCAAAAATAGGTTTGGATTTTCTACCTATAGAAGAAGATAGTGAAATACAAATTTTATTAGAAAGCAAAAACGACTTATCTTTAGAAGCCATGAAGACAAAAAGTTTAAAAGTATATGAAAATATAAAACAAGAGCCAAGTGTTGCTTATACATATTTGCTTATAGGATATAATGACGCAAAGGAAATTAAAAAAGCAAAAATTTATGTAAAATTAAAGCCTTTAAACGAAAGAAAATTCAGACAACCTAAACTTATTAGCCTTTTTCAAGAAAAATTAAACTCATATAAAGATTTAAAAATAAAAGTTTTAGAACTTCCTAAAATAGAGGGTGCAGGTATAGAAGATCCTGTACAAATTCAAATCCTAGGTGATGATTTAAAGCTAATAAAAGAAGCTATTGACAGAATGAAAGAAGTGTTTTTAAAACACGAAGGTTTTGTCGCTATAGATGATAATGAGGGAGATTTAAAAGAAGAAATAGCCATCACCATTAATAAAGAAAAGGCTGCAAAACTTGGTATCAATCCCCAAGAACTTGCCTATGTTTTAGCTTATTCTTTTGGAAATTTAAGCGTTGGAAGTATGGACTATAAAAATTTTAAAGATGAAATTATCCTTAGTTTTGATAAATCTTTTAAACAAAATCCAACAAGTCTTGAGCTAATCGAACTTAAAAATCAATACAATGAAAACATAAAGCTCTCTAGTATCGCTAATTTTTCTTATAAAAAAGATCTATCATTAATCAATAGACACAATAAAACCACAAGCATAAAACTCACTTCAAGTATAGAAAACATTTCTTTAGGTGATGTAAGAAATATTTTTGAATCAAATTTAGCTTATATTTTAGGAAATAACAATCTATCTTTTGCTTATTCTGGATTTTTAGACTTTTTAGATGATACTATTAGTGGGTTTTTATTTTCTATATCTTTAGGAATGATTTTAATTTATCTAATCCTTGCTTCTTTATACTCAAGCTTAATACTTCCTTTAATCATCATGATAAGTATGCCTTTAGCCTTTGGTGGAGCATGTTTTGGAATTTTTATCACGGGAAATCACTTTTCTTTATTTGTGCTTGTAGCTATTATTTTACTTTTTGGAATGGTAGGAAAAAATGCTATATTATTAGTAGATGTAGCTAATAAAAAATGCGATGAAGGTATGGAAATAGAAAAAGCACTAATTTATGCAGGAAAAAGTCGTTTAAGGGCTATTTTAATGACTACTTTTGCGATGATTTTTTCCATGCTTCCACTAGCACTTTCAAAAGGCTCTGGCTTTGAGGGAAATTCTCCTATGGCTGTTGCTATTATATTTGGTCTTATTAGCTCAACCTTACTTACACTTTTAGTAGTACCTGCTTTATTTAAATTTGTTTACAATCTAGATATAAAAATAAAAAAAATCTACCAAAGAGATAAAATTTAA
- a CDS encoding FAD-dependent oxidoreductase: MQKLSRRGFIKLATASAISTPLILNASPNQTPKINFDEIYDVIVVGSGISGHICATYLAKNKLNVLMIEKMDRIGGNSALSQQDFAVMGSDLQKKENIQDSVELFLKDLNKVGQGYNHKEQSLRLAKHSNEAYEFAKSCGIKYSDKLKFLGGHSVPRTIQTIGGGGQAIQTIHQTFLKEGGKFKKETKCDEILKNEQGEVIGIKVRENYRFNRELKNDDRENTSGNAKTYQARLAVVFATGGFSKDVEYRSIANPRLKLAYTPSNLGQTAGALKIMAKAGGNPVQTALSRFSFGIPTEDLIYGIIVDDRSQRFLNEDGDRQVLSNKILSHMDTINTTNYPIVIFDSNGFANSHDPRRMNSFITSSKMHKFQTLEELSKYFDLNLETLKQTIAKYEEGLKNNKDEFGKDLSKSKNSGINKAPFYAMKAAPSLSYTPGGIFIDTNMKVLSLQDNTPIPNLYAIGEATGGVHGASRLTSCSIPDCMTSGLLCAKNIINEKKI, encoded by the coding sequence ATGCAAAAGTTATCTAGAAGGGGTTTTATAAAACTTGCTACTGCTTCTGCCATAAGCACACCTTTAATTTTAAATGCTTCGCCAAATCAAACGCCTAAAATCAATTTTGATGAAATTTATGATGTTATAGTGGTTGGAAGTGGTATTAGTGGGCATATATGTGCAACTTATCTTGCAAAAAACAAGCTTAATGTTTTAATGATTGAAAAAATGGATAGAATTGGAGGTAACTCTGCTTTATCTCAGCAAGATTTTGCTGTAATGGGCTCTGATTTGCAAAAAAAGGAAAATATACAAGATAGTGTTGAGCTTTTCCTTAAAGATTTAAATAAAGTTGGACAAGGATATAACCATAAAGAGCAAAGTTTAAGATTAGCAAAACACTCTAATGAAGCTTATGAATTTGCCAAAAGTTGTGGTATAAAATATTCAGACAAACTCAAATTCTTAGGTGGTCATAGTGTACCAAGAACCATACAAACTATAGGTGGTGGTGGTCAAGCCATCCAAACAATACACCAAACCTTTTTAAAAGAAGGTGGAAAATTTAAAAAAGAAACCAAATGTGATGAAATTTTAAAAAATGAACAAGGTGAAGTAATAGGGATTAAAGTAAGAGAAAATTATCGTTTTAATCGAGAGTTAAAAAACGATGATAGAGAAAATACTTCAGGAAATGCAAAAACATATCAAGCAAGGCTAGCGGTTGTTTTTGCAACAGGAGGATTTAGCAAAGATGTGGAATATAGAAGCATTGCTAACCCTAGATTAAAACTTGCATATACTCCTTCAAATTTAGGCCAAACAGCTGGTGCTTTAAAAATCATGGCAAAAGCCGGAGGAAACCCTGTACAAACTGCTTTAAGTAGATTTTCTTTTGGTATTCCAACAGAAGATTTAATATATGGTATTATAGTAGATGATAGATCGCAAAGATTTTTAAACGAAGATGGTGATCGTCAAGTGCTTTCTAATAAAATTTTATCTCATATGGATACGATAAATACAACAAATTATCCTATTGTCATTTTTGACTCAAATGGTTTTGCAAATTCTCATGACCCAAGAAGAATGAATAGTTTTATAACTTCTAGCAAAATGCACAAATTTCAAACCTTAGAAGAATTATCAAAATATTTTGATTTAAATCTTGAAACTTTAAAACAAACCATAGCAAAATACGAAGAGGGTTTAAAAAATAACAAAGATGAATTTGGCAAAGACTTAAGTAAATCAAAAAATTCAGGTATCAACAAAGCTCCATTTTATGCCATGAAAGCTGCACCAAGCTTAAGCTATACACCTGGTGGAATTTTCATTGATACTAATATGAAAGTTTTATCTTTGCAAGATAACACCCCAATTCCTAATCTATATGCAATAGGAGAAGCTACAGGAGGAGTCCATGGAGCAAGTAGATTAACAAGTTGTTCCATACCTGATTGTATGACATCTGGATTATTGTGTGCAAAAAATATCATTAATGAGAAAAAGATATGA
- a CDS encoding flavocytochrome c, heme subunit: MKKILSLLTFFLCFNFLYADNVDLNKTMKPHHKSVQISCKDCHGAIPKEKFKPVQTQTCLNCHKSKEFLAQRLDFLDKKNPHNSIHDGLNLNCYSCHNEHKPSYNMCEDCHNTSKWMREIK; encoded by the coding sequence ATGAAAAAAATACTAAGTTTATTGACATTTTTTTTATGTTTTAATTTTTTATATGCTGATAATGTGGATTTAAATAAAACAATGAAGCCTCATCATAAAAGTGTTCAGATTAGTTGTAAGGATTGTCATGGAGCTATTCCAAAAGAAAAATTTAAACCCGTGCAGACTCAAACCTGTCTTAATTGCCATAAAAGTAAAGAATTTCTAGCACAAAGATTAGATTTTTTAGACAAAAAAAATCCTCACAATTCTATCCATGATGGGTTAAATTTAAATTGTTATTCATGTCATAACGAACACAAACCATCTTATAATATGTGCGAAGACTGCCATAATACTTCAAAATGGATGAGAGAGATAAAATAA
- a CDS encoding NapC/NirT cytochrome C domain-containing protein, with amino-acid sequence MKKMIFLILFGFIIGLVTIFFGHKTIQVTGDLPFCGACHVMEPMEKSYLNDVHSGIGKTGVKAACVDCHLPHDNIFNYLLTKAYNGTKEVFITTIGKDKDIDWLEKLNRREKFTYDSGCLNCHSNITNNLASNTQNAMHMKYLDSNNTLSCVSCHKQVGHSGLRGELHKFDPEKYPLYK; translated from the coding sequence ATGAAAAAAATGATATTTTTAATTTTATTTGGATTTATAATTGGGCTGGTTACGATTTTTTTTGGCCATAAAACCATTCAAGTTACAGGAGATTTACCGTTTTGTGGCGCTTGTCATGTAATGGAACCTATGGAAAAATCATATTTAAACGATGTTCATTCTGGTATTGGAAAAACTGGAGTTAAAGCAGCTTGTGTTGATTGTCATCTTCCTCATGATAATATTTTTAACTATCTATTAACCAAAGCTTACAATGGAACAAAAGAAGTTTTTATAACAACTATAGGAAAAGATAAAGATATTGATTGGCTAGAAAAACTCAACCGCAGAGAAAAATTTACCTATGATTCAGGTTGTTTAAATTGTCATTCAAATATAACAAACAACCTAGCATCTAATACCCAAAATGCTATGCATATGAAATATCTTGATTCTAATAATACTCTAAGTTGCGTAAGCTGCCATAAACAAGTTGGACACTCAGGTCTTAGAGGAGAATTGCATAAATTCGACCCTGAAAAATATCCACTATATAAATAA
- a CDS encoding ArsC/Spx/MgsR family protein: MLKFYGIKNCNSVKNAMDYFNSKQIEFEFLDIKKIDEETLNFWLSKRSVLELVNTAGMSARKIGLNKEKLQKLGQDEIKVMILQNPTLIKRPIIVDNDKVLIAKEYQNL, from the coding sequence ATGTTAAAATTTTATGGTATCAAAAATTGCAATAGTGTTAAAAATGCTATGGATTATTTTAATTCTAAGCAGATTGAATTTGAGTTTTTGGATATTAAAAAAATAGATGAAGAAACTTTGAATTTTTGGCTTAGCAAAAGAAGCGTTTTGGAGCTTGTAAATACAGCAGGTATGAGTGCTAGAAAAATAGGATTAAATAAAGAAAAACTCCAAAAATTAGGCCAAGATGAAATTAAAGTGATGATTTTACAAAATCCAACGCTGATAAAAAGACCTATTATTGTAGATAATGATAAAGTATTAATTGCTAAAGAGTATCAAAATTTATAG